In Rhodothermales bacterium, the genomic window GCCAAACTGGAAGAAGCAGGCGCAGAAGTAGAGCTCAAGTAATCGCTCTATCTGTGACTCCAGCCGAATAGCACGTCCGACTGGCGGGCCGACTCCGATTATATCGGGGTCGGCTTTCGGCGCTTCAAGAGACTACAAGCCGACACCCGGGGCGGCCGATTCCCGGTTCCTTTCCACGGTATCTACCTAGACCATGCCCAACGTCAAAGGTCACGCTGAGCGCCACAGCTTTGCGCGCATCAAGCAGGTTCACAAGTACCCTGATTTCCTGGACGTCCAGCTGCAGTCGTATCGCGACTTCGTGCAGGACGATGTTCCACCGGAAGAACGTGCCAACACTGGCCTCCAGGCCGTGTTCAACGAGCACTTTCCCATCCAGGACAGCCGTGAGCGGTATACGCTGGAGTTCATCCATTTCGCACTGGATGCCCCGAAGCACAGCATTGAAGAATGCATTGCGCAGGGATTGTCCTATTCCGTGCCCTTGAAGGCGAAGCTCCGTCTTTCGAGCAAGGAAGACGAGGATGAGGACGAAGCGGAAGAGGCTGTCGAGCAGGAGGTCTACCTGGGCAACCTGCCGTTCATGACCGAGCGCGGAACGTTCGTGATCAACGGCGCCGAGCGCGTGGTTGTGTCACAGCTGCATCGCAGCCCGGGCGTGTTCTTCGGGCAGAGCATGCATCCCAACGGCACGGCCCTCTTCTCCGTACGGGTCATCCCGTTCCGCGGATCGTGGGTGGAGTTCTCGACCGATGTGGGCAACATGATGTGGGCCTATATCGACCGGAAGAAGAAGCTTCCGGTTACGACGCTGCTGCGGGCACTCGGGTACTCCTCGAATGACGAGATCGTAAAGCTCTTCGACCTGGCCGACACGGTCGACGTCAAGACCAAAAAGGCCTTTGCCAAATTGGTCGGGCGCACGTTGGCAGCCTCGGTATCCGTGGAACGCGTGACGGAAGTCGTGGATGAGGATACCGGAGAAATCATTGAGGAGCGCGTCGAGCGTGAAGTCATCCTTCCTGCCCAGCACGAGCTGGTGGAAGGCGACTACGACAAGCTCAAGGAAGCCGAAATCAAGGTCATCCACATTGTCCGTGAAGTGGACGAGGATGACGACAGCGTGCTCGACAAGACCACGCTGCTGAACACCATCAAACGGGATCCGACGCACTCCGAAAAAGAGGCACTCGAATACCTGTACATGCAGCTCCGCGGAACGGAAGCACCAGACGAAGACACCGCACGTGGTGTCCTCGAGCGGCTGTTCTTCTCCGAAAAGCGGTATGACCTCGGTGAGGTTGGCCGGTACCGGATCAATACGCGCCTGCGGATTGATCAGGACATGGACAAGCTCACGTTGACGCGTGAGGACATCATTGCCATCATCCAGGAACTCATCCGTTTGCAGAACGGCAAGAGTTCAGTGGACGACATCGATCACCTGGGCAACCGTCGTGTCCGCTCGGTCGGTGAGCAGTTGGCCTCCCAGTTCTCGCTGGGTCTGGCCCGCATGGCCCGGACCATCAAGGAGCGGATGAACCTCCGGGATGCCGAGAAATTCACGCCGCAGGATCTGGTGAACGCACGCACGGTTTCGAGCGTCATCAATACGTTCTTCGGAACGAACCAGCTCAGCCAGTTCATGGACCAGACGAATCCGCTGGCCGAACTGACGCACAAGCGACGCATGTCGGCGCTCGGTCCGGGTGGTCTTACCCGTGAGCGTGCCGGCTTCGAGGTCCGTGACGTGCATTACACGCACTACGGTCGCCTCTGTCCCATCGAGACGCCGGAAGGTCCGAACATCGGCCTTATTTCGTCGCTCTGTGTCCATGCGCGCATCAACGATTACGGCTTCATCGAGACGCCCTATCGGGTGGTCAAGAAGGGCCGGGTCACCGATGAGATCAAGTACCTCTCGGCGGAAGGTGAAGACAATGCCATGATCGCTCAGGCCAACGCGCCGATCGACGAGAAGGGCAACTTCGTCAACAAGTACGTCAAGTGTCGATTCCGTGGTGATTTCCCGATCGCCGAGCCGGACAAGATCGACTACATGGACGTGTCCCCGAACCAGATCGTGTCGCCGGCTGCGTCGCTCATTCCGTTCCTGGAGCATGACGATGCCAACCGCGCCCTCATGGGTTCGAACATGCAGCGCCAGGCTGTGCCGCTTCTGCGCGCCCAGGCTCCGCTGGTGGGTACCGGACTGGAAGGTCGCGTGGCCCGCGATTCGCGTGCCGTTCTGCAGGCCGAAGGGGACGGTGTGGTGGAATATGTCGACGCGCGGAAGATCATCATCAAGTACGACCGCACCGAGGACGAGGAACTGCTCTCGTTCGGTGAGTCGAGCGTTACGTACGAACTGATCAAGTTCCGCCGGACGAACCAGGACTCCAC contains:
- the rpoB gene encoding DNA-directed RNA polymerase subunit beta — its product is MPNVKGHAERHSFARIKQVHKYPDFLDVQLQSYRDFVQDDVPPEERANTGLQAVFNEHFPIQDSRERYTLEFIHFALDAPKHSIEECIAQGLSYSVPLKAKLRLSSKEDEDEDEAEEAVEQEVYLGNLPFMTERGTFVINGAERVVVSQLHRSPGVFFGQSMHPNGTALFSVRVIPFRGSWVEFSTDVGNMMWAYIDRKKKLPVTTLLRALGYSSNDEIVKLFDLADTVDVKTKKAFAKLVGRTLAASVSVERVTEVVDEDTGEIIEERVEREVILPAQHELVEGDYDKLKEAEIKVIHIVREVDEDDDSVLDKTTLLNTIKRDPTHSEKEALEYLYMQLRGTEAPDEDTARGVLERLFFSEKRYDLGEVGRYRINTRLRIDQDMDKLTLTREDIIAIIQELIRLQNGKSSVDDIDHLGNRRVRSVGEQLASQFSLGLARMARTIKERMNLRDAEKFTPQDLVNARTVSSVINTFFGTNQLSQFMDQTNPLAELTHKRRMSALGPGGLTRERAGFEVRDVHYTHYGRLCPIETPEGPNIGLISSLCVHARINDYGFIETPYRVVKKGRVTDEIKYLSAEGEDNAMIAQANAPIDEKGNFVNKYVKCRFRGDFPIAEPDKIDYMDVSPNQIVSPAASLIPFLEHDDANRALMGSNMQRQAVPLLRAQAPLVGTGLEGRVARDSRAVLQAEGDGVVEYVDARKIIIKYDRTEDEELLSFGESSVTYELIKFRRTNQDSTVNQSPIVKVGDRVQKGTVLTDGFSTDKGELALGKNVLVAFMPWRGYNFEDAIVVSERLVADDVYTSVHIEEFELQVRDTKRGEEELTREIPNVSEEATKDLDERGIVRVGAEVKPGDIIVGKITPKGETDPTPEEKLLRAIFGDKAGDVKDASLKAKPGMNGVVIDTKLFSRRKLDPASKKQEQKRLGEIEKELDHSLADLTEKFWDKFFTLLNGKKAADFIDREGNVVVTEGAKITKGAFKNIEPLQLDPRIPFTDDEDLNGKVKQLIRNYERQHRLLNGIAKREKHQLQMGDELPPGIVQLAKVYVAKKRKIQVGDKMAGRHGNKGVIAKVVPVEDMPFLEDGTPVDLVLNPLGVPSRMNLGQIYETLLGWAGKKLGTNFATPIFDGATVADVEETMKKAGLPVDGRAQLIDGRTGQPFDQRTTVGYIYMLKLGHLVEDKIHARSIGPYSLITQQPLGGKAQFGGQRLGEMEVWALYAYGASHVLQEMLTYKSDDVQGRSKAYECIVKGENMPEPGTPESFNVLVRELQGLGLEVSLD